A stretch of the Gemmatimonadota bacterium genome encodes the following:
- a CDS encoding S46 family peptidase, with amino-acid sequence MKTCDRALSLAFALALALVPAGRTPAQTADTIRAGRFDHGKMWTFEYPPARYFSETYGFEASAAWFERARLAALRIPGCSASFVSPHGLVVTNHHCVRGAVSQVSRPGESLLDNGFYATSLEEERPVANFYADQLIAALDVSDEVLRAVDPG; translated from the coding sequence ATGAAGACCTGTGACCGCGCATTATCCCTCGCTTTCGCCCTGGCCCTGGCGCTCGTCCCGGCCGGGCGCACTCCTGCGCAGACAGCGGACACGATCCGCGCCGGCCGCTTCGACCACGGCAAGATGTGGACGTTCGAGTACCCGCCCGCACGCTACTTCTCGGAGACGTACGGCTTCGAGGCCAGCGCGGCCTGGTTCGAGCGCGCGCGGCTGGCGGCGTTGCGCATTCCAGGCTGCTCCGCCTCGTTTGTTTCCCCCCACGGCCTGGTCGTGACCAACCACCACTGCGTGCGCGGCGCGGTTTCCCAGGTCAGCCGTCCGGGCGAGAGCCTGCTGGACAACGGGTTCTACGCGACGTCGCTCGAGGAGGAGCGGCCGGTCGCGAACTTCTACGCGGACCAGTTGATTGCGGCGCTGGACGTGAGCGATGAGGTGCTGCGCGCGGTGGACCCTGGCC